In Bacteroidales bacterium, a genomic segment contains:
- the atpH gene encoding ATP synthase F1 subunit delta: MNESQISVRYAKALFQSAAEQKLLDEVYQDMEVLSSVCKLEDFQYMLTVPSLQPSQKIKLTGSILGQNISRLSISMINLVIRNKREIYLPGIARYFRDLYRKEMGVSTVTLLTAQPVDDATMTSIRRLIKQANGGEVELSSSVDEDLIGGFVLTIEDKRYDASVATSLKKMKKQLLQTSIEK; the protein is encoded by the coding sequence ATGAATGAAAGCCAGATTTCCGTCCGTTATGCAAAAGCACTATTTCAAAGTGCTGCAGAGCAAAAGCTATTAGATGAAGTATACCAGGACATGGAGGTGCTGAGCTCCGTTTGTAAGCTGGAGGATTTTCAGTATATGCTGACTGTACCTTCCCTGCAGCCAAGCCAGAAGATCAAGCTGACAGGGTCCATCCTCGGACAGAATATTTCCAGGCTCTCTATTTCGATGATTAACCTGGTAATCAGGAACAAACGGGAGATTTACCTGCCGGGAATTGCCAGATACTTCAGGGACCTTTACAGAAAGGAAATGGGAGTCAGTACCGTGACCCTGCTTACGGCACAACCGGTCGACGATGCCACTATGACAAGCATTCGCCGATTAATTAAACAGGCAAACGGAGGGGAGGTGGAGCTGAGTTCTTCAGTGGATGAGGACTTAATAGGGGGTTTCGTTCTGACCATCGAGGATAAACGTTACGATGCAAGTGTGGCTACCAGCCTAAAAAAAATGAAAAAACAACTACTTCAAACCAGTATTGAAAAGTAA
- the atpF gene encoding F0F1 ATP synthase subunit B, which yields MDLVTPGIGMIFWSTLFFLVLLFILGKFAWPAILTAVKARNESIRHALDAAERAKKEMKKLQAENEKILAEAKAERDSLLKEAKELKDQLIAEAREKAAEEAKKLVQNARESIRHEKAAALTEMKEQMASLSVDIAEKILRMKLEESKAQNDLVNKLINEADLN from the coding sequence ATGGATTTAGTAACACCTGGAATAGGAATGATCTTCTGGTCAACGCTGTTCTTTCTTGTTTTGCTTTTTATCCTGGGCAAATTTGCCTGGCCCGCCATTCTGACGGCTGTCAAGGCCCGTAATGAAAGTATCCGGCATGCTCTGGATGCAGCAGAAAGGGCTAAGAAGGAGATGAAAAAGCTTCAGGCTGAAAATGAAAAAATCCTCGCCGAAGCTAAAGCTGAAAGGGATTCCCTGTTGAAAGAAGCGAAAGAGTTGAAAGATCAGCTCATTGCTGAGGCCAGGGAAAAAGCTGCAGAAGAGGCCAAAAAATTGGTTCAGAATGCGAGAGAATCCATCCGGCATGAGAAAGCGGCCGCTCTGACTGAAATGAAGGAACAGATGGCGAGCCTCTCTGTGGATATTGCAGAAAAGATCCTGCGGATGAAGCTGGAGGAGAGCAAGGCACAGAATGATCTGGTCAATAAACTCATTAACGAAGCCGACCTGAATTAG
- the atpE gene encoding ATP synthase F0 subunit C: protein MTGTLAAIGAGLAVIGAGLGIGRIGGSAMDAIARQPEAGGKIQTAMIISAALIEGVALFAVVVSMMGN from the coding sequence ATGACAGGTACATTAGCAGCAATCGGAGCAGGTCTGGCCGTAATCGGAGCAGGTCTGGGGATTGGAAGGATCGGGGGATCAGCCATGGACGCCATTGCACGTCAGCCCGAAGCCGGTGGCAAAATCCAGACAGCCATGATTATTTCTGCCGCTCTGATTGAAGGTGTTGCATTGTTTGCCGTTGTGGTTTCCATGATGGGCAATTAG
- the atpB gene encoding F0F1 ATP synthase subunit A has product MSDRVLAVFVHLLIGFIFLVPGAPIHGQDEHQKTSDLHHELVDSHSEEAGHGESGEEEFNSTEYILDHVSDSHEWHILTKKDGQHVSVPLPVILYSKHSGFHLFMSGKLAYGHIHEGFKMGEGTMEVVKKNGETAEKNLNGKIIEVDEHGEMLEAGLPLDFSITKNVFMMMLSVIILLWVFLGMAKAYKKSGISEPRGLAGFIEPVIVFIEEDVAIPNIGEDKYYRYMPYLLTIFFFILLNNLMGLIPFFPFGANVTGNIALTMVLAVFTFIITTLSGNKSYWQHIFNTPGVPVVLAPIMIPVEIIGMFTKPFALMVRLFANITAGHIIVLSLISMIFIFKSVFMSVPSLVMVIFMDMIELLVAFLQAYIFTLLSALFIGLAMPEHHHD; this is encoded by the coding sequence GTGAGCGATAGGGTTTTAGCTGTTTTTGTCCATTTATTAATTGGTTTTATCTTCCTGGTACCTGGTGCCCCGATTCATGGACAGGATGAACATCAAAAAACAAGTGACCTGCATCATGAGCTTGTTGATTCTCACTCTGAAGAAGCCGGCCATGGAGAATCGGGTGAAGAAGAGTTTAACTCCACCGAATATATTCTTGATCACGTCAGTGATTCACATGAATGGCATATCCTGACAAAAAAGGACGGGCAGCATGTTAGCGTTCCCCTGCCTGTAATACTCTACAGCAAGCATTCAGGGTTCCACCTGTTTATGTCCGGCAAACTGGCTTATGGGCATATCCATGAGGGATTTAAGATGGGAGAGGGGACCATGGAGGTCGTTAAGAAGAACGGTGAGACTGCTGAGAAGAACCTGAACGGAAAGATCATTGAAGTGGATGAGCACGGTGAGATGCTTGAAGCTGGATTACCCCTGGATTTCTCTATCACAAAAAACGTATTTATGATGATGTTGTCGGTCATCATTTTACTCTGGGTATTTTTAGGAATGGCAAAAGCCTACAAAAAATCGGGCATCAGCGAACCCAGAGGCCTGGCGGGGTTCATTGAGCCAGTCATCGTATTTATTGAGGAAGATGTGGCCATACCAAATATCGGTGAGGATAAGTATTACAGGTATATGCCCTATTTACTGACGATCTTCTTTTTTATCCTGCTGAATAACCTGATGGGCCTGATCCCTTTCTTTCCTTTCGGGGCCAATGTAACAGGGAACATTGCCCTGACCATGGTGCTGGCTGTTTTCACCTTTATTATTACAACCCTTAGCGGCAACAAATCTTACTGGCAGCATATTTTTAATACTCCCGGTGTGCCTGTTGTGCTTGCCCCCATTATGATTCCCGTGGAAATTATTGGCATGTTCACCAAGCCCTTTGCACTTATGGTGCGACTTTTTGCGAACATTACCGCCGGACATATTATTGTACTGAGTCTCATCTCCATGATTTTTATTTTTAAATCAGTATTTATGTCAGTCCCATCCCTGGTGATGGTGATTTTTATGGATATGATTGAATTGCTTGTAGCATTTCTGCAGGCTTATATATTTACCTTATTATCAGCTTTGTTTATCGGATTGGCGATGCCCGAGCATCACCATGATTAA
- a CDS encoding AtpZ/AtpI family protein, which yields MEKKKRSPSQPQNSKGHKPKKSGLSSYIRYSGLGFQMVAIILLFYWAGSKLDERAGKEKPVFTAILTLLGVFAGLYIVLKDFIFRKDD from the coding sequence GTGGAAAAAAAGAAGAGATCACCGAGCCAGCCTCAAAACTCAAAGGGGCATAAACCAAAAAAGTCAGGTCTGAGTTCCTATATCCGTTACTCCGGACTGGGATTTCAGATGGTGGCCATTATTCTTCTTTTCTATTGGGCTGGTTCCAAGCTTGATGAAAGAGCGGGTAAGGAAAAACCTGTCTTTACCGCTATTCTCACACTACTGGGTGTTTTTGCGGGTCTCTATATTGTATTAAAGGACTTCATCTTCAGGAAAGATGATTAA
- a CDS encoding polymer-forming cytoskeletal protein: MAKIGETESANKINMISVGTTIEGSINSSENIRFDGNLVGNLNTKGKVFIGQSGTVSGEIRCKNCEVEGVVDGKVVVTELLSLRSMSKVYGEIKTGKLAIEPGATFTGKCDMGGKKEEITEPASKLKGA; the protein is encoded by the coding sequence ATGGCAAAAATAGGAGAAACAGAGAGTGCCAATAAGATCAATATGATTTCCGTTGGGACGACTATTGAAGGCAGTATTAATTCCAGTGAGAATATCAGGTTCGACGGAAATCTGGTCGGGAACCTGAATACTAAGGGGAAAGTTTTTATCGGGCAGAGTGGTACAGTAAGCGGTGAGATCAGGTGCAAGAACTGTGAAGTGGAAGGTGTGGTGGATGGAAAGGTGGTAGTCACAGAGTTGCTGTCGCTTCGTTCCATGTCGAAAGTATATGGTGAAATCAAGACTGGTAAACTGGCCATTGAGCCGGGAGCAACATTTACCGGCAAATGCGATATGGGTGGAAAAAAAGAAGAGATCACCGAGCCAGCCTCAAAACTCAAAGGGGCATAA
- a CDS encoding ketoacyl-ACP synthase III — MIKIAAGITGIHGWVPEYRLTNDELSTMVETTDEWIMQRIGIKERRILKEGATSDMGARAVEGLLEKTGTSPDEIELVICATITADYHFPSTANLIADKVGIKGAWSFDISAACSGFVFGLQTAASFIQSGQYKKVILVGADMMSAITDYTDRTTCPLFGDGAAAVLLEPVEEELGVMDAILEADGSGMKSLHMKAGGSAHPATRETVDAKEHFVYQEGQAVFKVAVSKMADVSVEIMHKNGLTPETLTWLVPHQANMRIIEAVARRMGIPKEKVMINIEKYGNTTAATIPLCLWEWESQLKKGDNLILSAFGGGFTWGAIYLKWAYDGNENNN; from the coding sequence ATGATTAAGATTGCAGCGGGAATAACCGGAATTCATGGCTGGGTACCTGAATACAGGCTTACCAATGATGAGTTAAGTACCATGGTTGAGACCACCGATGAGTGGATCATGCAACGGATAGGCATTAAGGAGAGAAGGATCCTTAAGGAGGGGGCTACCTCGGATATGGGTGCCCGTGCCGTAGAGGGATTGCTGGAGAAGACCGGAACCTCTCCGGATGAAATCGAGCTTGTGATCTGTGCTACCATTACTGCGGATTATCATTTTCCCTCAACCGCAAACCTGATTGCCGACAAAGTGGGGATCAAAGGTGCATGGAGTTTTGATATTTCGGCAGCTTGTTCGGGATTTGTATTTGGATTGCAGACAGCGGCCAGCTTTATTCAGTCGGGTCAGTATAAGAAAGTGATACTTGTAGGGGCAGATATGATGTCGGCCATCACCGATTATACCGACCGAACCACCTGTCCCCTTTTTGGTGATGGCGCAGCTGCTGTTTTGCTGGAGCCTGTGGAGGAAGAGTTGGGGGTTATGGATGCTATTCTTGAAGCTGATGGAAGCGGAATGAAAAGTCTTCATATGAAGGCCGGCGGGTCGGCCCATCCGGCTACACGGGAAACCGTGGATGCCAAGGAACACTTTGTTTATCAGGAGGGCCAGGCCGTCTTTAAGGTGGCCGTATCCAAAATGGCAGATGTTTCTGTGGAAATCATGCATAAGAACGGTCTCACACCCGAAACCCTTACCTGGCTGGTTCCTCACCAGGCCAATATGCGGATTATTGAGGCCGTTGCCCGCCGCATGGGGATTCCGAAAGAAAAGGTAATGATCAACATTGAAAAGTATGGGAATACAACTGCTGCCACCATACCACTCTGTCTGTGGGAATGGGAATCGCAGTTGAAAAAGGGAGATAACCTGATCCTGTCTGCTTTTGGCGGAGGATTCACCTGGGGGGCCATCTATTTGAAATGGGCCTATGACGGAAACGAGAATAATAACTAA
- a CDS encoding phosphate--acyl-ACP acyltransferase, with protein MRIGIDTMGGDFAPGSVIRGAILARESLPAGTELVLIGDQELITRYSEEQQLDLSGFSYFHAADSVGMDDHPLKVFKEKPQAGLFKGQRLLARGEIDGFCSAGNTGAMMVGAMQIITSIPGIIRPAIAATIPNVEGTQSVILDVGLNPDARPDVLYQYGTIGTIYSHLVHGISDPAVALLNVGIEESKGNMVTRSAYQLMKESSTYNFVGNIEANEMFVSSRADVIVTDGFIGNIMLKQAEAFYKVLSLKNLGDGYFELFNFENFGGTPVLGVNAPLLIGHGISNDKAIKNMLLHTAEVVGAGLVNRIKEELDR; from the coding sequence ATGCGCATTGGGATTGATACGATGGGGGGCGATTTTGCTCCTGGCTCTGTAATTCGCGGAGCCATACTCGCCAGGGAATCTTTACCTGCTGGCACGGAGCTTGTATTGATCGGTGATCAGGAACTTATTACCCGCTACTCGGAAGAACAACAACTCGACCTTAGCGGGTTTTCGTATTTTCATGCCGCAGATTCAGTTGGGATGGACGACCATCCCCTCAAGGTATTTAAAGAGAAACCTCAGGCCGGGCTCTTTAAGGGCCAGCGGCTGCTGGCCAGAGGGGAGATTGACGGATTTTGCAGTGCCGGAAATACCGGAGCCATGATGGTTGGTGCCATGCAGATAATTACTTCCATACCCGGAATCATTCGTCCTGCCATAGCCGCCACCATTCCCAACGTGGAGGGAACACAATCTGTCATTCTGGATGTGGGACTCAATCCTGATGCACGCCCTGATGTTTTATACCAGTATGGCACAATTGGTACCATTTATTCTCATTTGGTTCATGGAATTTCGGATCCGGCCGTAGCTTTGCTTAATGTAGGGATCGAAGAAAGTAAAGGGAACATGGTTACCCGGAGTGCATACCAGTTGATGAAGGAGTCGTCCACTTACAATTTTGTAGGAAATATTGAGGCCAATGAGATGTTCGTCTCCAGCAGGGCGGATGTAATAGTAACTGATGGCTTTATCGGGAATATCATGCTGAAGCAGGCGGAAGCCTTTTATAAAGTGCTTTCTCTGAAAAACCTGGGGGATGGTTATTTTGAATTATTTAATTTTGAAAATTTTGGAGGCACTCCGGTGTTGGGTGTAAATGCTCCCCTGCTAATCGGGCACGGAATCTCCAATGATAAAGCTATAAAAAATATGCTCCTTCACACGGCTGAGGTGGTTGGAGCAGGATTAGTCAACAGGATAAAAGAAGAACTGGACAGATGA
- the rpmF gene encoding 50S ribosomal protein L32, with the protein MAHPKRKTSKTRRDKRRTHYKAEAPTLSTCSTTGTVHERHRAYYVDGNLYYKGKLVIDAEADIA; encoded by the coding sequence ATGGCACATCCGAAAAGAAAGACTTCAAAGACCAGAAGAGACAAAAGAAGAACGCATTATAAGGCGGAGGCTCCCACGCTCTCTACCTGTTCAACCACAGGAACCGTTCATGAACGTCACCGTGCTTATTACGTCGATGGTAACCTTTATTATAAAGGTAAGCTTGTTATCGACGCTGAAGCAGACATAGCTTAG
- a CDS encoding DUF177 domain-containing protein — protein MKKRGSYAVRISGLGEGDHDFSFELDRQFFGLFEHPEIDDGNVHANVRLEKKQGVLSLHFKLNGEVKVMCDRCLEYFMTEISTTQTIFVKTGDLPGEVEDDVLIIGRDDHEIAVDQYLYEFIVLALPYQKYHPEDSDGNSACNPEMLKKLDAHRTREPDKEENMDPRWDALKKIIKNTK, from the coding sequence GTGAAAAAGCGGGGATCATATGCAGTACGCATTTCGGGTTTAGGAGAAGGTGATCACGATTTTTCATTTGAGCTTGACAGGCAGTTCTTTGGTTTATTTGAGCATCCGGAAATCGACGATGGAAATGTGCATGCAAATGTGAGGCTGGAGAAAAAGCAGGGCGTTCTCTCACTCCATTTCAAGTTGAATGGCGAAGTGAAGGTAATGTGTGACCGCTGCCTGGAGTATTTTATGACGGAGATTTCCACAACACAGACGATTTTTGTGAAAACGGGGGATCTTCCGGGCGAAGTTGAGGATGATGTTTTGATCATTGGCAGGGACGATCATGAAATAGCGGTCGACCAGTATCTGTATGAATTTATTGTTCTGGCACTTCCTTATCAAAAGTATCATCCTGAAGATTCCGATGGAAACTCCGCTTGTAATCCGGAGATGCTGAAGAAACTTGATGCTCACCGGACCAGAGAACCGGACAAAGAAGAAAACATGGATCCCAGGTGGGATGCATTAAAAAAAATTATAAAAAACACTAAATAG
- a CDS encoding response regulator: MSRPIFFIDDDKVILNLMEFTFQSRHDYDVVCFHTGEECLQNLQLNPRLIVLDHVLAGAGEKKLSGLDTLKEIRKVNKGVPVVILTGQGDDTLLAEFMENGANRYLTKDDFFIDSLMEIIQQMIG, translated from the coding sequence ATGAGCAGGCCCATATTTTTTATAGATGATGACAAAGTGATTCTGAACCTGATGGAATTTACTTTTCAAAGCAGGCATGACTACGATGTGGTATGTTTCCATACCGGGGAGGAGTGCCTGCAAAATCTTCAGTTGAATCCGAGACTTATCGTTCTGGATCATGTTCTTGCGGGTGCCGGTGAAAAAAAGCTCAGTGGCCTGGATACACTAAAGGAGATCAGGAAGGTCAATAAGGGGGTTCCCGTTGTCATTCTGACCGGACAGGGAGATGACACCCTGCTGGCCGAGTTTATGGAAAATGGCGCGAACCGCTATCTGACCAAGGATGATTTTTTTATTGATTCGCTTATGGAAATCATTCAGCAGATGATTGGCTGA
- a CDS encoding ABC transporter permease, with protein MSLLKNYLLSLLRNARRDIYFTLLNLLGLAAGITAAILIFLYVQDQLTFDRHNAQYERIYRLEGDFFISEKQDLTAITQIPLGPTLKDEYPEIVEQVRILPRRDFYFKQGEDTFKEDSIMLADSTIFSVFSVPFVSGDPGTALTAPFSMVISRLLAQKYFGTWDVVGKSMQDLEGTTFNITGVFEDLPGNVHLHYNGLVSSATIEDQIGSERFNDRSAGAFWNVNAYTYVLMAENTSPDMVLSKFPEFYDKYMKELGEQINASFKLRITPLADVHFQKDELTWDLPKGNMNYVYIMAIIAILLIIIASINYTNLTTARATSRGKEIGIRKVGGADKSLLRSQFLGESLAMAILAGILAVFLSALILPLFNNLAGKEFNISTFFQPSILLFILGISILTGLLSGIYPATYLASFNPLAILKGNGVSSKDRGWLRRGLVIAQFLISSVMIIGSIVVALQMGYIQKKDLGFDRDQILLLSLNDTAIINNVGAFMEEIERYPAVEETSTSTTAPGRFFGKQVMTAEQNNGEMQEKAFNNIIVNHDYMDVMGLELVEGRFYDRQFGSDLSTAFVVNEALVREMQWGDSALGKQFIVGVNIQGANNPVGEIIGVVKDFHYGSLHNPVESLVLRCFNNQGFMRTLSVRVRGDDMQGVIGWIRDVRESFHPAYPIQYSFLSDELDKLYEEEGVVFALVISFTILIIFIAALGLLGLSSFMTVKRTRETGVRRVMGASQNQILVLFLTQFSKWVIISNILAWPLSYFVMKHWLQNFTYRIDFPFWTFIISLLLSLSIAVITVSWQSIKASRMNPAASIRVE; from the coding sequence ATGTCACTTTTAAAAAATTACCTGCTTTCCCTGCTTAGAAATGCCAGACGTGATATCTATTTCACGCTGTTAAACCTTCTTGGACTTGCCGCTGGAATCACGGCTGCCATTCTGATTTTTCTTTATGTACAGGACCAGCTTACCTTCGACAGGCATAATGCTCAATATGAACGTATCTATCGCCTGGAAGGCGACTTTTTTATCAGTGAAAAACAGGACCTGACCGCCATTACCCAAATTCCGCTTGGTCCAACATTAAAAGATGAATATCCTGAAATTGTGGAACAGGTCAGGATATTGCCCCGAAGGGATTTTTATTTTAAACAAGGGGAAGACACCTTTAAGGAGGACAGCATCATGCTGGCCGACTCCACCATATTTTCTGTATTTTCCGTACCTTTTGTAAGTGGCGACCCGGGTACAGCCCTTACCGCACCTTTCTCCATGGTGATCAGCCGTTTGCTGGCTCAAAAATATTTTGGCACCTGGGATGTGGTCGGGAAGAGCATGCAGGACCTGGAGGGAACCACCTTCAATATCACCGGGGTCTTTGAGGACCTGCCCGGGAACGTGCACCTCCACTATAATGGCCTGGTCTCCTCCGCTACCATTGAAGATCAGATTGGCAGTGAACGCTTCAATGACCGCAGCGCGGGTGCATTCTGGAATGTAAACGCCTATACCTATGTGTTGATGGCCGAAAATACCTCCCCGGACATGGTATTATCAAAATTTCCTGAATTCTATGACAAATACATGAAGGAGCTGGGAGAGCAGATCAATGCATCCTTCAAGCTGCGGATCACCCCGCTGGCGGATGTTCACTTTCAAAAAGATGAACTGACCTGGGATCTGCCCAAAGGAAATATGAATTATGTCTATATCATGGCCATTATAGCCATTCTGCTGATTATTATTGCCAGTATCAATTATACAAACCTCACCACGGCACGTGCGACCAGTCGAGGCAAGGAAATCGGAATCAGGAAGGTGGGAGGGGCAGATAAGAGTCTTTTAAGGTCACAATTCCTGGGAGAATCCCTGGCAATGGCCATCCTGGCAGGAATCCTTGCTGTTTTTCTGTCCGCACTGATATTGCCCTTATTTAATAACCTGGCCGGGAAAGAGTTTAACATAAGCACCTTTTTTCAACCTTCCATTCTCCTGTTTATTCTGGGGATCTCTATTCTGACCGGTCTTCTGTCGGGAATCTATCCGGCCACCTACCTGGCTTCCTTTAATCCGTTGGCCATTCTGAAAGGGAACGGGGTCAGCAGCAAGGACCGGGGGTGGTTGAGAAGGGGACTGGTGATTGCCCAGTTTCTAATCTCTTCGGTAATGATCATTGGATCAATCGTGGTGGCACTTCAAATGGGATATATCCAGAAAAAGGACCTGGGTTTCGACCGCGATCAGATCCTACTGCTTTCTTTGAACGATACCGCGATCATCAACAATGTGGGAGCTTTTATGGAAGAAATTGAGCGCTATCCGGCCGTGGAAGAGACTTCCACCTCCACCACAGCTCCCGGCCGATTTTTCGGGAAACAGGTGATGACCGCTGAGCAGAACAATGGTGAAATGCAGGAGAAAGCCTTCAACAACATTATTGTCAATCACGATTACATGGATGTGATGGGGCTGGAACTCGTTGAGGGGCGATTCTATGACAGACAATTCGGATCCGACCTGAGCACGGCTTTTGTGGTAAATGAAGCCCTGGTCCGGGAGATGCAATGGGGAGATTCAGCCCTGGGAAAACAGTTTATTGTCGGGGTAAATATCCAGGGGGCCAATAACCCGGTCGGCGAAATTATCGGGGTGGTGAAGGACTTTCATTATGGTTCTCTTCACAATCCCGTCGAATCACTGGTGTTACGATGTTTTAATAATCAAGGATTTATGCGGACTCTTTCCGTGAGAGTTAGAGGAGACGACATGCAGGGAGTGATCGGCTGGATCCGGGATGTCAGAGAATCCTTCCATCCGGCATATCCCATACAGTACAGCTTCTTAAGCGATGAACTGGACAAGCTCTATGAGGAGGAAGGAGTGGTCTTTGCCCTGGTCATCTCCTTTACGATCCTGATCATTTTCATAGCTGCACTTGGCTTACTGGGGCTATCCTCCTTTATGACCGTAAAACGAACCCGGGAAACAGGAGTAAGAAGAGTCATGGGTGCAAGCCAGAACCAGATCCTGGTACTCTTCCTGACACAATTCTCCAAATGGGTGATCATCTCCAACATACTGGCCTGGCCTCTCTCCTATTTCGTGATGAAACACTGGCTGCAGAATTTCACCTACCGGATCGACTTTCCGTTCTGGACCTTTATCATATCTTTGCTGTTATCACTAAGCATTGCTGTGATCACCGTAAGCTGGCAATCAATTAAGGCCTCCCGGATGAATCCGGCTGCCTCCATCAGGGTGGAATGA